Proteins encoded by one window of Blautia faecicola:
- a CDS encoding helix-turn-helix domain-containing protein — translation MILADKITEERKKNGWSQEELANQLGVSRQAVSKWESAGAVPDLQRILQMSELFGVSTDYLLKDEMKAENITYHESTESYAEPLKKVTMENANEFLDMKRNGSKVVANATSMCILSPILLIVLVTMAEDSVFHVSESLATVFGCVFLLGMVAAAVFLFITYGMSESHMEHFEKECFETEYGVSGMVREKKDSYEPIFIRGTAVGVVLCILAVIPTIIAESMEASDYYCGISVGLLLFILAIGVNLLVRVGMVKSSYDTLLQEGEYTKEEKLFKKKTDTFSGVYWCLTTAIYLAWSFWTMSWDITWIVWPVAGVLFAALLGVVKMVLKNGSETQHYI, via the coding sequence ATGATTTTAGCTGATAAGATTACAGAGGAAAGAAAAAAGAATGGATGGTCACAGGAAGAACTAGCCAATCAGTTGGGCGTATCCAGACAGGCAGTATCTAAGTGGGAAAGTGCAGGAGCTGTTCCAGATTTGCAAAGAATTTTACAGATGTCGGAGCTTTTTGGTGTTAGTACAGATTACCTATTAAAAGATGAAATGAAAGCAGAAAATATCACCTATCACGAAAGTACTGAAAGCTATGCAGAACCGTTGAAAAAAGTAACTATGGAGAATGCAAATGAATTTCTTGACATGAAAAGAAATGGATCCAAAGTAGTGGCAAACGCAACAAGTATGTGTATCTTAAGTCCAATATTATTGATTGTTCTTGTGACAATGGCAGAAGATAGCGTATTTCATGTTTCGGAATCTCTGGCAACAGTATTTGGATGTGTTTTTTTGCTTGGAATGGTTGCGGCAGCCGTCTTTTTGTTTATTACATATGGAATGAGTGAATCACATATGGAACATTTTGAAAAAGAATGCTTTGAAACAGAGTATGGTGTATCTGGAATGGTACGAGAAAAAAAAGATTCCTATGAACCAATTTTTATCAGAGGAACAGCTGTTGGGGTAGTGCTTTGTATACTGGCAGTGATTCCGACAATTATTGCCGAATCTATGGAAGCGTCCGACTATTACTGTGGTATTTCCGTTGGATTACTGCTATTCATACTTGCAATAGGAGTGAATCTGTTGGTTCGTGTTGGGATGGTAAAAAGCAGTTACGATACCCTTCTTCAGGAAGGCGAATATACAAAAGAAGAAAAACTGTTTAAGAAAAAGACTGACACGTTTTCTGGTGTATATTGGTGCTTGACTACAGCGATTTACCTTGCATGGAGCTTCTGGACGATGAGCTGGGATATTACATGGATTGTATGGCCGGTTGCTGGTGTTTTGTTTGCAGCATTGCTTGGTGTGGTGAAAATGGTGTTAAAGAATGGCAGTGAAACTCAGCACTATATTTAA